Below is a genomic region from Flammeovirgaceae bacterium SG7u.111.
CCTGTACACGATGCAGTGGTGAGAAATACGGTGCACATCATGGAAGTGGTAGATATTCCCACGGAGCTGCACGGCGAAGCAGTTGACCAATGTTTCAAACTACTGATGGACAACAACAGCCCCATTGCCATCAAGGCCTTTTCTATGACGGTGATCTACAATGTCTCCCAGCATTTCCCCGAGCTCAAAAATGAACTGAAACTGGTGATAGAAGACCTACTCCCCTACGCCTCGCCCGGACTTCGCAACCGTGGCGGGAAAATCCTCAAAAAGCTTTGCAAGGAAATAGAATAAATCACATAGCGAGCCTTCGAGTGATGGCTTGGTCCACCTTTTCATAAAAAACGGTAGGCTTAAGGGTACGCCAGTTATCTATCTCCAGATTTCCACCAAAGTTGATGTACCAGTCTATATTGTACTTCTTCCATTCGTCCACCACAAATTCTCTAAAATTGACCGCAGCAATCCACCCCTCCTCTACGTCTTCAAACCATTCTTCGTAATAGCAGTCGTCCGAACCGTGGAAGTTCATTACATTTTCTCCTATAAGGATGAATTTGTTGATCCCTTTTTTTACCATCGGATCTATTATGTTCCGCTTCAAAAACATCACATCGTTGTGAAGGGTATCGTTCCATTCTCCCAACATTTCTATCACCACATAGCCTTGCTCATAGTGAGCAAAAAGGATCTTCAAATAGAGTGTTTCCGAGCCGATAAAATCCCAAAACGGATGGATGTAATAGCCATAAATTGCCTCAGAATACCTGTCTTGGTACTCCTTCCCAAAAAACGGGGATTTCTCATCCAGATGCGAAACATAGTACTTATTCCACCTTATGTAAGGCTCTATTTCGTGCATAATATCGTAAGGCTATATTAAATAATCCTGCCTAAAGTGTTTGTTAGCAATTTCTCTCCATACAAATATAGTAAAAGGAAAATTGGGCTTCAATGCCTTTCCATAGTTTAACCTAAAGTTTAAAAATCCAATAATCTCATTTAAAAAGCCACAGCAAAAAACAATCTTTTTACAGCACAAACACGATGTTGATCAAATAAACTGCAGCAATGCACATCTTTTCCATTACAAGCTATAACTTTGCACTTTGAAATACATCAAACTGATGAAAGTAGATAATAGCACACTTGAGAAAATAGCGCATCTTTCCCGCCTTTATCTTGATGAAAAAGAGGAAGGCAAGATGTTGGAAAGCCTCAACGAGATTGTGGAATGGATGGACAAGCTCCGTGAAGTAGATACCGAAAACGTAGAGCCACAAACTCACATGACCCGTGAGGTGAATATACTACGCGAGGACAAGGTGATTGAACACTTACCAAGGGAACAAGGTTTGGTAAATGCGCCTAAGCACGATGGAGAATATTTTAGAGTACCAAAAGTGAAGGAATAAGCCTTTCGCTTAAGTACGACAGGACAGCAAACTACACCAACAGATGTTCAATTGGGCATTTGTCTTGGTGTTTTTCTTTTATAAAACCAATAAATTTTGCGTAGGTAGCGCAAAATTCAACAAGAATGCTAAACAGCGGATACGTACCGCTTCACCAATAAAAATACAGATTATGGCAAATATAGTGGCAATAGTAGGAAGGCCTAACGTAGGCAAATCAACCCTTTTCAATAGGTTGGTAGAAGAAAGAGATGCCATCATTGATAACCAAAGTGGCGTTACCCGTGACCGCCATTACGGTCAAGCGGAATGGGTTGGAAAACCCTTCACCGTAATAGATACGGGTGGATATGTGACAGGTAGCGAAGATATATTTGAAGCAGCTATCCGCGAGCAAGTGGAGATTGCCATCCGTGAAGCAAAAGTGATCCTTTTTGTGGTCGATTGCCAAACAGGGCTTACCGGACTTGACAAAGATTTTTCCAGGGTATTGCGCCATACGGACAAACCCGTCTACGTAGTAGCCAATAAAGCTGACAATACCGAAGCTATGTACATGGCCAGCGAATTCTATGAACTTGGCTACGATAAAATATACCCTGTCTCGGCTATGAGCGGCTCTGGAAGCGGTGAGTTGCTCGACGACATGAGCCAACACATAGACCCTCCTGAAGACGACGAAGCTCCCGAAATTCCACGGATTTCTGTAGTTGGCCGCCCTAATGTGGGCAAATCGTCTTTTGTGAACTTATTACTCAACCAAGAGCGTAGCATCGTAACCAATATTGCTGGTACTACACGCGACTCGGTGGATGGGCATTACAATGCTTTCGGTAAAGAATTCATCCTTACTGATACGGCCGGAATCAGGAGAAAGGCAAAAGTTTCGGAGAATATTGAATTTTATTCGGTACTCCGCGCCATCAAAGCCATCGAAAACTCCGATGTATGTATCGTGATGATAGATGCCACCCGTGGCTTAGAAGCACAAGACCTGAACATCATTTTCCAAGCACAAAAGCACAAAAAGGGCATCATCATTATGATGAACAAATGGGATTTGATAGAAAAAGAAAACAACACTGCTAAAGAAGTAGAAGCCGAGATAAAAGGGAAATTGGCTCCGAACGACTATATCCCTATCATTTTCACTTCGGTACTTACCAAACAGCGGGTTTTCAAGGCAATTGAAAAGGCGATAGATGTGTATGAAAATAGGACGAAGAAAATCGCTACATCTAAGCTAAACGAGGCTATGCTTGCCGAAATAGAGCGTACACCCCCTCCTTCTGTAAAGGGTAAGTATATCAAAATCAAGTACGTAACTCAACTACCTACCTATACCCCTACATTTGCCTTTTTCTGCAACCATCCAAAATATGTGAAAGAGTCATACGTTCGCTTCTTAGAAAACAGACTACGCAAACACTTTAACTTCGAAGGAGTACCTATCAACGTTTTTCTAAGAAAAAAGTAATTATTTCTTTAAATAGTTAAATAAAAGGATTAACTTGAGGTTGCTTCTCAATTATATAAATAATGTTATCATGAAAAAAATACTAACATTATCGGTGATTGGATGCATGTTCGCATTCGTCACCATAAGGACTGTAGAGAGTAAGAATGATAAAAGTGATGTTGAGCAAAGCTCATTGAACTTACTAAAAAGAGGTGCAGTGTCTTCCGCCCCAGATACCATCAGCGCCAACATTGAAAAAGGGCAAGCCATCCAAGAAAAAGACTAACTCACCAAACAAAAAGAAGGCTACTTCACGACCGTTATCGCCAAACAAAACAAATAACAAACTACTTCCGAAACTTGTTGTGTAGCTCCTAGGCAATCGCCAGTGTAGCCGCCAATCCATTTCGTGAAATACCAACCTAAGTAGCCTTTCATCAGCAACAGTGGTACCAGTACCAAAGCAAACAAAACGTCGCCAAAGAGCAACAGTGGACTCAAGCCAAAAATCAATGCAATTAGGAGGTTTTTCCAACTGAGTTTTTTGGCGATGGGCTTTGCTTTGCTCAATTCATCTTCCCGTACATAGCTATGAGTAAAGATGAAAGAAGCTGCTAATAAACGACTTATCGGATGAGCTAGCAATAAAACCAACACCAATTTTCCTGGAGAAACATCGCCTATTTCGACTAGGACAGTATACTTAAGCAAAAGCAGGAGTGTCGTCCCAATCATACCGTATGCACCTATCCTACTATCTTTCATAATGGTAAGTATCCGCTCTTTTTCCCAACCTCCCCCAAAACCATCACACACATCGGCAAAGCCATCTTCGTGGAAAGCACCCGTGACCAAAACTGAGACAATCATGGAAAGCAAAATGCTCACGCTGAGGGGCAAGACAAGCTGGAAAGCGTAAAAAACTCCTGCCGAAACCCCTCCTACTATCCATCCAATGAGTGGAAAATACCGAGTAGCCGCATTGAGCAAACTAGGATCGTTCCCTGCCCAAGAAGACGGCACGGGAATGCGGGTGTAAAACATGAGGGAAGTAAAAAAAATATGAAATTCTTTCTTCATAGTATGCTGTGCTGAACGTAGTTTCAAGCAGCAATGTTAATCTATTTCACTTGGAGGGAAAAATGATTGTTGTCAGTTTAGCAGTAAGAAACATCCCTTAATTTGACGTCTGTTTTAGTTAAAGCAATGTGAATTGTATATTTGAAAGAAATCAGCAAAACCTATATCAACCAGAAAAACATGAGTTCAGAGAAAGAAAAAATAGATGTATTGATAGTAGGAGGCGGACCTATCGGGATTGCCTGTGGAATAGCCGCCAAAAAAGTGGGCTTGAGCCATTTGATTTTAGAGAAAGGCTGCTTGGTAAACTCCATTTATAACTACCCCGCCAACATGACTTTTTTCTCTACTTCCGAGCGCTTGGAAATAGGAAAAGTCCCTTTCATTTCCCACCGAGACAAACCTACCCGCAGCGAGGCTTTGGAATATTTCCGCAGGGTGCAAAACAGCTGGGAGTTGAACATCCACTTCTACGAACAAGTAACAGGAATTGAAAAAACTAGCGGTGGCTTTTTCCAAGTAAGTTCTTCAAAAAACAAAACGTACATAGCCAATAAGGTAATTATAGCCACGGGTTTTTACGATTTGCCCAACAAGATGAACGTACCAGGGGAAGACCTACCAAAGGTACACCACTATTACGATGAACCGCATCCGTTTATAGGACAAAAGGTGTTGGTGGTAGGTGCGGCAAACTCGGCCATTGATGCTGCTTTGGAAACTTGGCGCAAGGGCGCAGAGGTATCGCTACTGGTGAGGGGTTCGGAAATTAGCTCACGGGTGAAATACTGGATAAAACCCGATATAGACAACCGAATAGCAGAAGGTTCTATCCCTGCCTATTTCGAATCCGAATTGGTGGAAATTCGGGAACATGAAGTGGATTTAAAAACTCCTGAAGGAATGGTGACGTTGGAAAATGATTTTGTGATAGCGATGACGGGCTACCGGCCAGATTTCAGCTTTTTGGAAAAAGCAGGCATCCGCCTTGGCGACGATGAGTACCAAACCCCAGTGCACAACCCTGAAACCTATGAAACCAATGTAGAAGGGCTATTTCTTGCCGGTGTGGTATGCGGTGGGTTAAAAACCAGTACTTGGTTTATTGAAAATTCGAGGGAACACGCCGATATTATTATTGGGCAAATAGCTGAAGAGGTAAAATAACAACAATCCCCAAGGAGGTTAAAATGCCTTGGGGATTGTCAATTCAAACTTTTTTTCCTAAAACTCACTAGCACCAAACTCACTTTTGATGAACTTTGCCTTGTTCTTCGTCTTATTGATGGTATAAGTCAAGTTCAGCATCAGCACATCCACTTCGTACACATAATTAGTAGTGGTGTAGAATTGGTTATCTACGCTGGTGGTAATTCGCTGTTCGTTGGACTTGAGCAAGCCCATGTCCATATTGAGCCATTGGAAAGTGGCGGTGAGCCTATCGTCCAAGAAGGTTTTCCGCAGCGTAAGGTTAGGCGATAAGAATTTTGAGTCTTCACCTTGAGCAGTTACCCTGTCTGAAATATAGTTTACACTAAACTGCATATCGAACGTTTCGCTAAAATCGATTCCCGTGTTGGCATTGATGTTATATACCCAGCTAGAGGTGCTGATAGGGCGATTATCAAACTCCCCTTCAATGCTAAGGTTGTAGTAATTTGCGCCGAAATATACATTCCACCATTCGGTTGGCTTTATCTCTGTACCAAACTCTACCCCGTAAGATTTTCCAGTACCTACGTTGGAATAAATTCGGTTCAAAATTGTATCGTTATACACCGTATTCACACGGTTCACCAAGTTCTGCACATTTCGGAAATAACCCGTTACAAAAACAGAATTATCTTCCCCAAAACCTTTTACAAGCCCCAACTCAACCAAGTCGATAAACTCTGGCAAAAGCGTCGGATCACCTTGTTCTAAGGTTTCCGAGTGCTCTCTTTCGGGGAATGGATTCATTTTGAAAGTGGTGGTTCGTTGCACCCTTCTGCTGTAGCCAGCTTTCAGGTCAAGTTCATCGTTTACATTATAAAGCAAGTTTGCCGAGGGGTAAAATTGCACAAAATCATAGTTGTAAGTGGTATCAATTGTTCCAGCCCTGTCTTGCAAATCGAACACCCTGTCCATTACTTCCATTCTCAAACCAATATCGTAGCTCACTTTCCCTTTTTCGCCCGAAAGGATGGCATATGCCGAATGGATATCCCTTTTCAAATCTACTTGGCTAGAAAACTCTGGAATCAATTCATATTCGCCAGTTTCCAAATTTTTCCGCTGATAAACAAAGTCACCCGTATGGTCGAGCGAGCGGTATTGGTAGCCCAAATCGAACGTACCTATGGCATACTCTTTCGTGGTATAATCCAGCTGCAAACGCATTCCGTTCAGCGGATTATCATTGGTGTTGTACTCATCTTGCATCACTTCATCGGTATCGAGCCAGCCAAGGTTGAGGTTGGTAGTAGGGCCACCGAGCATGGTATATTCATACAAAAAGGAAGCTTTCAGTTTCGATTTGTTTTCAAACGTATGACCATAATCAAAACTTCCCAACACAAAATCACCTCTTCTTATCCTCAAGTTCTCGTTGTAATACTGGTAGGTATACAGCCTTTCGCCTGAAGAAATTAATTCCGCATGGTTGTCATAATATAAGATATCGGCCCTACGGTCTTTGGAGCGTTTTCCAGCGTAAAAACCAAGGTCAAACGTGTTGTTTTCATTTGGTGTATAGCCTACTGAAAACCTACCTGAGTAATTTACCTCATCGAAACTGCGCTCACCGTCGGAAGGAAAGCGAGTCATCGTATCGCCTTTTATAGTGTACACATCGCCTTCTCTCCTACCCGAAATATCGTTGCGCAAATAGGCTAATCCTGCTGAAATATCCCACTTATCTTTGCGATAGTTCAAGGTAATATCTCCGCCATAACGTTTAGCAGATTCGGAATTATCGTAATCCTCCACACTGGGCAAGCCTAGCTTTCCACTCACTTGTACAAAAAGCCCATCGGTAGCCCCTTTTTTGGTGATGATGTTGATGATACCAGCTTTCCCCTCAGGGTCATATTTTGCCGAAGGAGCAGTAATGATTTCCACATTTTGCACCGCATTGGCAGGTAACTGGTTCAAAATAACCGAAGGCTCCGTTTGCACAGGTTTTCCATTGATAAGAACAACAAAACCGGTTGACCCACGCACACTGATATCGCCATTGGCATTTACCGAAACCGAAGGCATATTTCGGATCACATCGGTAGCTGTTCCGCCCGTAGCCGATTGGAACTTCTCCGCTTCGTACACTTGGCGGTCAATTTTGTGGACAGCGGTCATTCGCTCACCGGTCACCTCTATTTCATCCAACATCTTTTGGTTGGCCGAAAGGCTTACTGCACCCAAGTCGAGGTCTTTATTCCTTTCAACTATTACATCACCAACAACCTTGGTATCATAGCCAAGGAATGAAGCTTTTATATAATAGTTTCCTGGCTTTACTTTCTTGATTTCAAACGCTCCGTCCAGATCGGTAACCGCACCGCCTATTAGTGCACTATCGGCAGCAGTGTAAATTGCCACTGAAGCGTATTCAATCGGCTGGTTTTCGGAGGTATTTATTAGCTTGCCCCTTACGTCGGATTGGGCATAAATAGTTAAGCTTACTAAAAAGCTTACAATTAGAATTAGTATTTTCTTCATCGGAGGTTAATAAGTTGGGTATTGTGAATATTTACTATTGTATTAAAAACAAATTATAATTAGCACTAAACAAAGCGAATAGCCTTTTTTATTGAATCGGCAAAATTAACTCTTTTTGCGCTGACGGCGTAAGGAAGCAAAATTAAAAAGCGAAATAGCAAAAGTATGGTCTATTTGAAAAAGGAATGGAATGGTCTAAGTTAAGAAGCTAACCGGAAGGAGTTTGGTGTAACACCTGTATTTCGTTTGAAATACTTGGTAAAGTGGGAATTGTCTTTGAAATTTAGAGAGTAAGCGATTTCGGTAACAGACATGCCTGTATAAAGCAAAAGTCTTTTTGCCTCGGAAATGATAAAACTCGAAAGTATATCAGTGGCAGATTTATTACTTTCTTTCCGGCAAATGGTATTTAAGTTTTGGGGTGTGGTATGGAGTAGCTCCGCATAATGTGCCACATTATTGGTCAATCCATTTCCTTGAGCCAGTAGCTCCTTAAATTGCCCGATAGGTTTAATTTTTCACTTTCCCCTAATCCATCATGTTTTTTTGCTTGGAGTAATTTTGCTAGCAAAGCCTTGAGCAACCCCTCTATCACCGCCTTATTCTCCATTCCGTGGGCTTGGTATTCATCATTTAGGAATGCGAATCAAGGGTAGAAATATTTCCTGATATAAAGAAAAGCCATAAAGGGTTTATTTTAG
It encodes:
- the gatC gene encoding Asp-tRNA(Asn)/Glu-tRNA(Gln) amidotransferase subunit GatC; this encodes MKVDNSTLEKIAHLSRLYLDEKEEGKMLESLNEIVEWMDKLREVDTENVEPQTHMTREVNILREDKVIEHLPREQGLVNAPKHDGEYFRVPKVKE
- the der gene encoding ribosome biogenesis GTPase Der, with the translated sequence MANIVAIVGRPNVGKSTLFNRLVEERDAIIDNQSGVTRDRHYGQAEWVGKPFTVIDTGGYVTGSEDIFEAAIREQVEIAIREAKVILFVVDCQTGLTGLDKDFSRVLRHTDKPVYVVANKADNTEAMYMASEFYELGYDKIYPVSAMSGSGSGELLDDMSQHIDPPEDDEAPEIPRISVVGRPNVGKSSFVNLLLNQERSIVTNIAGTTRDSVDGHYNAFGKEFILTDTAGIRRKAKVSENIEFYSVLRAIKAIENSDVCIVMIDATRGLEAQDLNIIFQAQKHKKGIIIMMNKWDLIEKENNTAKEVEAEIKGKLAPNDYIPIIFTSVLTKQRVFKAIEKAIDVYENRTKKIATSKLNEAMLAEIERTPPPSVKGKYIKIKYVTQLPTYTPTFAFFCNHPKYVKESYVRFLENRLRKHFNFEGVPINVFLRKK
- a CDS encoding adenosylcobinamide-GDP ribazoletransferase produces the protein MKKEFHIFFTSLMFYTRIPVPSSWAGNDPSLLNAATRYFPLIGWIVGGVSAGVFYAFQLVLPLSVSILLSMIVSVLVTGAFHEDGFADVCDGFGGGWEKERILTIMKDSRIGAYGMIGTTLLLLLKYTVLVEIGDVSPGKLVLVLLLAHPISRLLAASFIFTHSYVREDELSKAKPIAKKLSWKNLLIALIFGLSPLLLFGDVLFALVLVPLLLMKGYLGWYFTKWIGGYTGDCLGATQQVSEVVCYLFCLAITVVK
- a CDS encoding YpdA family putative bacillithiol disulfide reductase; amino-acid sequence: MSSEKEKIDVLIVGGGPIGIACGIAAKKVGLSHLILEKGCLVNSIYNYPANMTFFSTSERLEIGKVPFISHRDKPTRSEALEYFRRVQNSWELNIHFYEQVTGIEKTSGGFFQVSSSKNKTYIANKVIIATGFYDLPNKMNVPGEDLPKVHHYYDEPHPFIGQKVLVVGAANSAIDAALETWRKGAEVSLLVRGSEISSRVKYWIKPDIDNRIAEGSIPAYFESELVEIREHEVDLKTPEGMVTLENDFVIAMTGYRPDFSFLEKAGIRLGDDEYQTPVHNPETYETNVEGLFLAGVVCGGLKTSTWFIENSREHADIIIGQIAEEVK
- a CDS encoding TonB-dependent receptor, whose amino-acid sequence is MKKILILIVSFLVSLTIYAQSDVRGKLINTSENQPIEYASVAIYTAADSALIGGAVTDLDGAFEIKKVKPGNYYIKASFLGYDTKVVGDVIVERNKDLDLGAVSLSANQKMLDEIEVTGERMTAVHKIDRQVYEAEKFQSATGGTATDVIRNMPSVSVNANGDISVRGSTGFVVLINGKPVQTEPSVILNQLPANAVQNVEIITAPSAKYDPEGKAGIINIITKKGATDGLFVQVSGKLGLPSVEDYDNSESAKRYGGDITLNYRKDKWDISAGLAYLRNDISGRREGDVYTIKGDTMTRFPSDGERSFDEVNYSGRFSVGYTPNENNTFDLGFYAGKRSKDRRADILYYDNHAELISSGERLYTYQYYNENLRIRRGDFVLGSFDYGHTFENKSKLKASFLYEYTMLGGPTTNLNLGWLDTDEVMQDEYNTNDNPLNGMRLQLDYTTKEYAIGTFDLGYQYRSLDHTGDFVYQRKNLETGEYELIPEFSSQVDLKRDIHSAYAILSGEKGKVSYDIGLRMEVMDRVFDLQDRAGTIDTTYNYDFVQFYPSANLLYNVNDELDLKAGYSRRVQRTTTFKMNPFPEREHSETLEQGDPTLLPEFIDLVELGLVKGFGEDNSVFVTGYFRNVQNLVNRVNTVYNDTILNRIYSNVGTGKSYGVEFGTEIKPTEWWNVYFGANYYNLSIEGEFDNRPISTSSWVYNINANTGIDFSETFDMQFSVNYISDRVTAQGEDSKFLSPNLTLRKTFLDDRLTATFQWLNMDMGLLKSNEQRITTSVDNQFYTTTNYVYEVDVLMLNLTYTINKTKNKAKFIKSEFGASEF
- a CDS encoding helix-turn-helix domain-containing protein — translated: MAHYAELLHTTPQNLNTICRKESNKSATDILSSFIISEAKRLLLYTGMSVTEIAYSLNFKDNSHFTKYFKRNTGVTPNSFRLAS